The Kineococcus mangrovi genome includes a window with the following:
- a CDS encoding NAD-dependent epimerase/dehydratase family protein produces MKPRVVLTGAAGKLGRIVLRDLLDHGFSVLALDQTRPPGLTAADDAQFVRIDLTDHGQVTEAITGRIEERGGPFTGVVHLAAIPAPGLAPNGATFRNNSAATWNVFDAARAAGIRDVVWASSETVLGLPFDSAPPPYAPLDEEYRVRPESTYSLVKSLEEEMAHHFCRWEPELTMTGLRFSNVMHVEDYAKFPSFDADPLLRKWNLWGYIDARDGAQAVRKALQRTGPGVEVCIVANADTVMSRSSADLMAEVYPGVEVRKELAEHETLLSIDKARRLLGYEPEHSWRDHV; encoded by the coding sequence GGCGCGGCCGGCAAGCTCGGCCGCATCGTGCTGCGCGACCTGCTCGACCACGGCTTCTCCGTGCTCGCCCTGGACCAGACCCGCCCGCCCGGCCTGACCGCGGCCGACGACGCGCAGTTCGTCCGGATCGACCTCACCGACCACGGTCAGGTCACCGAGGCGATCACGGGCCGCATCGAGGAGCGCGGTGGTCCCTTCACCGGCGTCGTGCACCTGGCCGCGATCCCCGCCCCGGGCCTGGCGCCGAACGGCGCGACGTTCCGCAACAACTCCGCCGCGACGTGGAACGTCTTCGACGCCGCCCGCGCAGCCGGGATCCGCGACGTCGTGTGGGCCTCGAGCGAGACCGTCCTGGGTCTGCCCTTCGACTCCGCTCCCCCGCCCTACGCCCCGCTGGACGAGGAGTACCGGGTGCGGCCGGAGTCGACGTACTCCCTCGTGAAGTCGCTCGAGGAGGAGATGGCCCACCACTTCTGCCGGTGGGAGCCCGAGCTGACGATGACGGGCCTGCGGTTCTCGAACGTCATGCACGTCGAGGACTACGCGAAGTTCCCCTCCTTCGACGCCGACCCGCTGCTGCGCAAGTGGAACCTGTGGGGCTACATCGACGCCCGCGACGGTGCCCAGGCCGTGCGCAAGGCGCTGCAGCGCACCGGTCCCGGCGTCGAGGTGTGCATCGTCGCGAACGCCGACACGGTGATGTCGCGTTCCTCGGCCGACCTGATGGCCGAGGTGTACCCCGGTGTCGAGGTGCGCAAGGAGCTCGCCGAGCACGAGACGCTGCTGTCGATCGACAAGGCCCGCCGGCTGCTCGGGTACGAACCCGAGCACTCCTGGCGCGACCACGTCTGA
- a CDS encoding MarR family winged helix-turn-helix transcriptional regulator, translating to MTEQNPRWLNADERRVWLRLSALMELLPAALDAQLQRDADLTKTAYLTLAMLSEEPTRSLRMSELGARSNASPSRISHVVSRLEKDGWVRREKSPSDGRGQVAILTDAGWDKVVASAPGHVERVRQLVLDPLQAEDLARLDAVMVKLLDVLDPDAKFAATALARQV from the coding sequence ATGACGGAGCAGAACCCCCGCTGGCTGAACGCCGACGAACGCCGGGTCTGGTTGCGGCTGAGCGCGCTCATGGAACTGCTGCCCGCCGCTCTCGACGCGCAGTTGCAGCGGGACGCCGACCTCACCAAGACCGCCTACCTGACGCTGGCCATGTTGTCGGAGGAACCCACCCGCAGCCTGCGCATGAGCGAACTCGGTGCCCGCTCGAACGCGAGCCCCTCGCGCATCTCCCACGTCGTGTCCCGGCTCGAGAAGGACGGGTGGGTGCGCCGGGAGAAGAGCCCCAGCGACGGCCGCGGCCAGGTCGCCATCCTCACCGACGCCGGCTGGGACAAGGTCGTCGCCTCCGCGCCCGGCCACGTCGAACGCGTCCGCCAGCTCGTCCTGGACCCCCTCCAGGCCGAGGACCTCGCCCGCCTGGACGCCGTCATGGTCAAGCTCCTCGACGTCCTGGACCCGGACGCGAAGTTCGCCGCGACCGCGCTGGCCCGGCAGGTCTGA
- a CDS encoding BadF/BadG/BcrA/BcrD ATPase family protein: MGAVNVFLGVDGGGTKTALCVLREDGAVLAEVVAPSCYHLEGEGTTDLTRDVLSAAVATACDLAGTAPGAVAFAFFGLPAYGEVAADVPVLDVVPAQVLGHDRYAVDNDVVAGWAGSLGGADGIGVVSGTGSIAYGRNGSHAARVGGWGEGFGDEGSGHWLGVRALQEFSKMADGRTPPGPLLDVLREHLGLRTDLDLVDVVLNRWRRSRREVAALSRPLVAAARRGDATAVALLEEAAAELVELVVAVRARVGFADDEVVAVSRSGGVLAVPEVSEGFSRRLRALGGYDVRSPRFEPSRGAALLAARLAGRPLTGDALARVESTPATVVDATGSDAAGVVAN, translated from the coding sequence GTGGGCGCCGTGAACGTCTTCCTGGGCGTCGACGGCGGCGGCACCAAGACCGCCCTGTGCGTGCTGCGGGAGGACGGGGCCGTGCTGGCCGAGGTCGTCGCGCCGAGCTGCTACCACCTCGAGGGCGAGGGGACGACGGACCTGACCCGGGACGTGCTGTCCGCCGCCGTCGCCACCGCGTGCGACCTCGCCGGGACCGCGCCGGGGGCGGTGGCGTTCGCGTTCTTCGGTCTGCCGGCCTACGGCGAGGTGGCCGCGGACGTCCCCGTCCTGGACGTCGTCCCCGCCCAGGTCCTCGGCCACGACCGGTACGCGGTGGACAACGACGTCGTCGCCGGGTGGGCCGGGTCCCTCGGCGGAGCCGACGGCATCGGCGTGGTCAGCGGTACGGGTTCCATCGCCTACGGCCGCAACGGCTCGCACGCCGCGCGCGTCGGCGGCTGGGGTGAGGGCTTCGGTGACGAGGGGTCCGGGCACTGGCTCGGCGTCCGTGCGCTGCAGGAGTTCTCGAAGATGGCCGACGGCCGCACCCCGCCCGGGCCGCTGCTCGACGTCCTGCGCGAGCACCTGGGCCTGCGGACCGACCTCGACCTCGTCGACGTCGTGCTGAACCGCTGGCGCCGGTCCCGGCGGGAGGTCGCGGCGCTGTCGCGGCCTCTCGTCGCGGCCGCCCGCCGGGGGGACGCCACCGCTGTGGCGCTGCTGGAGGAGGCCGCCGCCGAGCTCGTCGAGCTCGTCGTGGCCGTCCGCGCCCGGGTCGGGTTCGCCGACGACGAGGTCGTCGCCGTGTCGCGGTCCGGCGGGGTCCTGGCCGTCCCGGAGGTGTCGGAGGGGTTCTCCCGCCGGCTGCGGGCGCTGGGGGGGTACGACGTGCGCAGCCCCCGGTTCGAACCGTCCCGGGGGGCTGCGCTGCTGGCGGCCCGGCTGGCCGGTCGTCCGCTGACCGGCGACGCACTGGCCCGGGTGGAGTCGACCCCGGCGACGGTGGTCGACGCCACGGGGAGCGACGCAGCGGGGGTCGTGGCAAACTGA
- a CDS encoding SIS domain-containing protein: MTPRFPDGELDGLRARGAGRTATEIAQQPALWAEVADLVVRDGQAAAWLAPLVARHDLRLVLTGAGTSAFVGQVLAPALTRLLGRPVEAVATTDLLADPAGTLRPDRATLLVSFARSGDSPESVAATQVADAALTEVHHLVVTCNADGRLALAHAGRAGSHVLTLPPATNDRGFAMTSSFTAMLLAARLLLAPAATVPVDDLAAAAETALRSATDLAAVAARGHDRVVLLGSGPLAGLAREASLKLLELTAGAVVGLHDTPLGFRHGPKSFLRSGTLAVVFRSGDPYTRRYDDDIVTELRAALGERDVLVVDPVLPGGVPDDLRALPAAVTAQLLALRFALARPGTPDDPFPGGEVNRVVQGVTVHPWAP, from the coding sequence GTGACCCCCCGCTTCCCCGACGGTGAGCTCGACGGGCTGCGCGCCCGCGGCGCCGGTCGCACGGCGACGGAGATCGCCCAGCAACCCGCGCTCTGGGCGGAGGTCGCCGACCTGGTCGTCCGCGACGGGCAGGCGGCGGCCTGGCTGGCGCCCCTGGTCGCCCGCCACGACCTGCGCCTGGTCCTGACGGGGGCCGGGACGTCCGCGTTCGTCGGGCAGGTGCTCGCCCCGGCGCTGACCCGCCTGCTCGGTCGACCCGTCGAGGCCGTCGCGACGACGGACCTGCTCGCCGACCCGGCCGGGACCCTGCGGCCCGACCGGGCGACGCTGCTGGTCTCCTTCGCCCGGTCCGGGGACAGCCCGGAGAGCGTGGCCGCCACGCAGGTCGCGGACGCAGCGCTGACCGAGGTCCACCACCTCGTCGTCACCTGCAACGCCGACGGCCGGCTGGCCCTGGCCCACGCCGGCCGGGCCGGCTCCCACGTCCTCACGCTGCCGCCGGCGACGAACGACCGCGGGTTCGCGATGACGTCGAGCTTCACCGCGATGCTGCTGGCGGCCCGGCTCCTCCTGGCGCCCGCCGCGACGGTGCCGGTGGACGACCTCGCCGCCGCCGCCGAGACGGCGCTGCGGTCCGCGACCGACCTGGCCGCGGTCGCCGCCCGGGGCCACGACCGCGTGGTCCTGCTCGGCAGCGGTCCCCTCGCCGGGCTGGCGCGGGAGGCGTCGCTGAAGCTCCTGGAACTCACCGCCGGTGCCGTCGTGGGTCTGCACGACACCCCGCTGGGGTTCCGGCACGGGCCGAAGTCGTTCCTGCGCAGCGGAACCCTCGCGGTCGTGTTCCGCTCCGGCGATCCCTACACCCGGCGCTACGACGACGACATCGTGACCGAACTCCGGGCGGCGCTGGGGGAGCGGGACGTGCTCGTCGTCGACCCGGTGCTGCCGGGCGGCGTGCCGGACGACCTGCGGGCCCTGCCCGCGGCGGTCACCGCCCAGCTGCTGGCGCTGCGGTTCGCCCTGGCCCGTCCCGGCACCCCGGACGACCCGTTCCCCGGCGGGGAGGTGAACCGGGTCGTGCAGGGCGTGACCGTCCACCCGTGGGCGCCGTGA
- the rlmB gene encoding 23S rRNA (guanosine(2251)-2'-O)-methyltransferase RlmB, with protein MAGNSQRRGAVSKGKKGPTGGSGGKNRRSLEGKGPTPKASERPYHPAAKAAKKAAHRAATTNSRPGGRPPVRRKASGETEWIAGRNSIVEALRAELPVTGIYVASRIETDDRVKEILAAAGNRGIPLLEASRQDLDRFTENAVHQGVAATVPPYAYKHPMDLLDTAAGSGRPALVVALDGVTDPRNLGAVVRSVAAFGGNGVVVPERRAAGMTASAWKTSAGAAARVPVARATNLVRAIEEYQRVGLFVVGLDADGDVDLPDLRLADGPLVVVVGAEGAGLSRLVRQTCDQVVSIPMAAAVESLNAGVAAGIALYEVARHR; from the coding sequence GTGGCAGGGAACAGCCAGCGCCGCGGCGCGGTCAGCAAGGGCAAGAAGGGCCCGACCGGGGGCAGCGGCGGCAAGAACCGCCGGTCCCTGGAGGGCAAGGGCCCGACGCCGAAGGCGAGCGAGCGCCCGTACCACCCGGCGGCCAAGGCGGCCAAGAAGGCCGCCCACCGCGCGGCGACGACGAACTCCCGCCCCGGGGGCCGTCCCCCGGTGCGGCGCAAGGCGTCCGGTGAGACCGAGTGGATCGCCGGGCGGAACTCCATCGTCGAGGCGCTGCGCGCGGAACTGCCCGTCACGGGCATCTACGTCGCCTCCCGCATCGAGACCGACGACCGCGTCAAGGAGATCCTCGCCGCGGCCGGCAACCGGGGCATCCCGCTGCTGGAGGCCTCCCGGCAGGACCTCGACCGGTTCACCGAGAACGCCGTCCACCAGGGCGTCGCGGCCACGGTGCCGCCGTACGCGTACAAGCACCCGATGGACCTGCTCGACACGGCCGCCGGCTCTGGTCGCCCGGCCCTCGTCGTCGCGCTCGACGGTGTGACGGACCCGCGCAACCTCGGTGCCGTCGTGCGGTCCGTCGCGGCCTTCGGCGGGAACGGCGTCGTCGTGCCCGAACGCCGTGCGGCGGGCATGACGGCCTCGGCGTGGAAGACGTCGGCCGGTGCCGCCGCGCGCGTCCCCGTGGCCCGCGCCACGAACCTCGTCCGCGCCATCGAGGAGTACCAGAGGGTCGGGTTGTTCGTCGTCGGCCTCGACGCCGACGGGGACGTCGACCTGCCCGACCTGCGGCTGGCCGACGGCCCGCTCGTCGTCGTCGTGGGTGCCGAGGGCGCGGGGTTGTCCCGGCTGGTCCGCCAGACGTGCGACCAGGTCGTGAGCATCCCGATGGCCGCGGCCGTGGAGTCCCTGAACGCCGGGGTCGCCGCGGGCATCGCGCTCTACGAGGTCGCGCGCCACCGGTGA
- the cysS gene encoding cysteine--tRNA ligase produces MTLHLHDSAAGAVREFAPLVPGQVGMYVCGPTPQGSPHLGHVRSQVVFDVLRRWLERSGLRVTAVRNVTDIDDKILTRAAEAGDEWWAHAYRYEREFAAAYDALGVLPATVEPRATGHVPEMVELIGRLVERGHAYAAVDGSGDVYFDVRSWPAYGELTHQRLEDVEPATDADPRGKRDPRDFALWKGTKPGEPATASWATPWGRGRPGWHLECSAMIGRYLGPRFDIHGGGLDLRFPHHENEQAQSRAAGDGFANFWLHNYFVTMSGEKMSKSLGNVLGIPHLLRTHRAVVLRYYLVSGHYRTHLEWSENSLVESEAAYSRLEGFVRRAAEHLGTAGEADDVAPAFAAAMDDDLATPAALAVLHETARVGNSALAAGDDAALRTALGHVRAGLDVLGLDPFAHPWVEQAGGADGARAALDVLVRARLDERAAARAARDFATADAVRESLKSAGIVIEDTPTGARWVLEGEQ; encoded by the coding sequence GTGACCCTCCACCTGCACGACAGCGCCGCCGGCGCGGTGCGCGAGTTCGCGCCGCTCGTCCCCGGGCAGGTCGGCATGTACGTCTGCGGCCCCACGCCGCAGGGGTCGCCCCACCTCGGTCACGTCCGCAGCCAGGTCGTCTTCGACGTGCTGCGCCGCTGGCTGGAACGCTCCGGCCTGCGCGTGACGGCCGTGCGCAACGTCACCGACATCGACGACAAGATCCTCACCAGGGCCGCCGAGGCCGGCGACGAGTGGTGGGCCCACGCCTACCGCTACGAGCGCGAGTTCGCCGCCGCCTACGACGCCCTCGGCGTGCTGCCCGCCACGGTCGAACCCCGCGCCACCGGCCACGTCCCGGAGATGGTCGAGCTCATCGGCCGGCTCGTCGAGCGCGGGCACGCCTACGCCGCCGTCGACGGCTCCGGCGACGTCTACTTCGACGTCCGGTCCTGGCCCGCCTACGGCGAGCTGACCCACCAGCGCCTGGAGGACGTGGAACCGGCCACCGACGCCGACCCCCGCGGCAAGCGCGACCCGCGCGACTTCGCCCTGTGGAAGGGGACGAAGCCGGGCGAACCGGCGACGGCGTCCTGGGCCACCCCGTGGGGCCGCGGCCGTCCCGGTTGGCACCTGGAGTGCTCGGCCATGATCGGGCGCTACCTCGGCCCGCGGTTCGACATCCACGGCGGCGGCCTGGACCTGCGGTTCCCGCACCACGAGAACGAGCAGGCCCAGTCGCGCGCGGCGGGCGACGGGTTCGCGAACTTCTGGCTGCACAACTACTTCGTGACGATGTCCGGCGAGAAGATGAGCAAGTCCCTCGGCAACGTCCTGGGGATCCCGCACCTGCTGCGGACCCACCGCGCCGTCGTCCTGCGCTACTACCTCGTCTCCGGGCATTACCGGACGCACCTGGAGTGGTCGGAGAACTCGCTCGTGGAGTCCGAGGCCGCGTACTCGCGCCTGGAGGGTTTCGTCCGCCGCGCGGCCGAGCACCTCGGGACGGCGGGGGAGGCCGACGACGTCGCGCCGGCCTTCGCGGCGGCGATGGACGACGACCTCGCCACCCCGGCGGCGCTCGCGGTCCTGCACGAGACCGCGCGGGTCGGGAACTCGGCCCTGGCGGCCGGGGACGACGCGGCGCTGCGGACGGCGCTGGGGCACGTGCGGGCCGGGCTCGACGTGCTCGGCCTGGACCCGTTCGCCCACCCCTGGGTGGAGCAGGCGGGCGGGGCCGACGGGGCGCGGGCGGCGCTCGACGTCCTCGTGCGCGCCCGGCTGGACGAGAGGGCGGCCGCTCGCGCCGCCCGGGACTTCGCGACCGCCGACGCGGTGCGCGAGTCCCTCAAGAGCGCGGGCATCGTGATCGAGGACACGCCCACCGGAGCCCGGTGGGTCCTGGAAGGTGAGCAGTAG
- a CDS encoding S-(hydroxymethyl)mycothiol dehydrogenase, which translates to MAWTVPAVISRTKGAPVETVDVVVPEPVAGEVVVDVAACGVCHTDLHYREGGINDDYPFLLGHEAAGTVSAVGDGVTNVAVGDPVVLNWRAVCGQCRACKRGRPQYCFATHNATQSMTLTDGTPLSPALGIGAFTPKTLVAAGQATKIDTSVLGDSWDPAVAGLLGCGVMAGIGAAVNTAPVQRGDTVAVIGCGGVGCAAVAGAVLAGARRVIAIDLDDKKLAWAEQLGATHTVNSRGLDEAGVVAAIAELTDSFGADVVIDAVGRPETWRQAFYGRDLAGTVVLVGVPTPQMQLQVPLLDVFGRGGALKSSWYGDCLPERDFPQLLELHAAGRLPLDAFVSERIGLDDVEEAFATMRSGDVLRSVVVF; encoded by the coding sequence ATGGCCTGGACCGTTCCCGCAGTCATCTCCCGCACCAAGGGTGCGCCCGTCGAGACGGTGGACGTCGTCGTCCCCGAACCGGTCGCCGGTGAGGTCGTCGTGGACGTCGCCGCGTGCGGCGTGTGCCACACCGACCTGCACTACCGGGAGGGGGGCATCAACGACGACTACCCCTTCCTGCTGGGCCACGAGGCCGCCGGGACGGTCTCGGCCGTCGGCGACGGCGTGACGAACGTGGCCGTGGGCGACCCGGTCGTCCTGAACTGGCGCGCGGTGTGCGGGCAGTGCCGGGCCTGCAAGCGGGGCCGGCCGCAGTACTGCTTCGCCACCCACAACGCGACGCAGTCGATGACGCTGACCGACGGCACGCCGCTGTCGCCGGCGCTGGGCATCGGCGCCTTCACCCCGAAGACGCTGGTGGCGGCCGGGCAGGCCACGAAGATCGACACCTCCGTCCTCGGCGACAGCTGGGACCCGGCCGTCGCCGGGCTGCTGGGGTGCGGGGTCATGGCCGGCATCGGCGCCGCGGTGAACACCGCCCCGGTCCAGCGCGGGGACACCGTCGCCGTCATCGGGTGCGGTGGCGTGGGGTGCGCGGCCGTGGCCGGGGCCGTCCTGGCCGGGGCCCGCCGCGTCATCGCGATCGACCTGGACGACAAGAAGCTGGCGTGGGCCGAGCAGCTGGGCGCGACCCACACCGTGAACTCCCGGGGCCTGGACGAGGCCGGGGTCGTCGCGGCCATCGCCGAGCTCACCGACTCCTTCGGCGCCGACGTCGTCATCGACGCGGTGGGCCGCCCCGAGACGTGGCGGCAGGCGTTCTACGGCCGCGACCTGGCCGGCACCGTCGTCCTCGTGGGCGTTCCCACGCCGCAGATGCAGCTGCAGGTGCCGCTGCTGGACGTGTTCGGCCGCGGCGGGGCGCTGAAGTCGTCCTGGTACGGCGACTGCCTGCCCGAGCGCGACTTCCCGCAGCTGCTGGAGCTGCACGCCGCGGGACGGTTGCCGCTGGACGCGTTCGTCTCCGAGCGCATCGGCCTGGACGACGTGGAGGAGGCGTTCGCCACCATGAGGAGCGGCGACGTGCTGCGTTCGGTGGTGGTCTTCTGA
- a CDS encoding MBL fold metallo-hydrolase has translation MSARVEHLVTSGTFSLDGQTFDVDNNVWIVGDDEQVVVLDAPHDVEAIATAIGDRRLLAVVCTHAHDDHVRQAPALAQRFSGAGHEVPVLLHPADRPVWELTHPQVATTDLAHGQVVTVAGTDLHVLHTPGHTPGAVSLYAPDLATVFTGDTLFAGGPGATGRSFSDFGTIVASIRTVLLELPAETRVHTGHGDDTTIGDEAPHLQEWIDRGH, from the coding sequence CTGAGCGCCCGGGTCGAGCACCTCGTCACCTCCGGCACGTTCTCCCTGGACGGGCAGACGTTCGACGTCGACAACAACGTGTGGATCGTGGGGGACGACGAGCAGGTCGTCGTCCTCGACGCCCCCCACGACGTCGAGGCCATCGCCACCGCGATCGGTGACCGGCGGCTGCTGGCCGTCGTCTGCACGCACGCCCACGACGACCACGTCCGGCAGGCTCCCGCGCTGGCGCAGCGCTTCTCGGGGGCCGGGCACGAGGTCCCGGTGCTGCTGCACCCGGCCGACCGGCCGGTGTGGGAGCTGACGCACCCGCAGGTGGCGACGACGGACCTGGCCCACGGCCAGGTGGTGACGGTCGCCGGGACGGACCTGCACGTCCTGCACACGCCGGGCCACACGCCCGGCGCGGTGAGCCTGTACGCACCGGACCTGGCGACCGTGTTCACCGGCGACACCCTGTTCGCCGGCGGCCCGGGCGCCACCGGCCGGTCGTTCTCGGACTTCGGCACGATCGTCGCCTCGATCCGGACGGTCCTGCTGGAGCTGCCCGCCGAGACCCGCGTGCACACCGGCCACGGCGACGACACGACGATCGGCGACGAGGCCCCGCACCTGCAGGAGTGGATCGACCGGGGCCACTGA
- a CDS encoding AI-2E family transporter, translated as MSDQPDAPTPPTRTAPREPATGIVARGVTQASRWALRLLVLGVGVAGLIWLLSKSWSLLLPLLLAVLLSAILWPLAQVLRAVLPRSLAALVSIVLLIAVVVGIFAALIPTVADQSGQVADSAIAGLDQVQRWVTGPPLNLGDDQIGNLVDQGISELQSNAQTIALGVVGGVGTVGATIGSGVVTFVLVLVLAFFCLSDGDRLLPWSRRWLSAEAHRHTTALGGRVWTAIRGYILSQAAVALVDAVFIGIGLAIVGVPFALPLAVAIFFAAFIPIVGAVVTGILAVLVALVTLGWVQALVVLGIVLLVQQLEGNVLQPLLVGKSLALHPAVVIGSVTIGGTLFGIIGAFLAVPVTAILTVILRYVHHELVPDQPENPQAESSNKRRRRVRHPDDEPQDQDEDQDQPAGSGPEVAPTPRD; from the coding sequence GTGAGTGATCAGCCCGACGCCCCGACCCCGCCCACCCGGACGGCCCCGCGCGAACCCGCGACGGGGATCGTCGCGCGCGGGGTCACGCAGGCCTCCCGGTGGGCCCTGCGCCTGCTCGTCCTCGGTGTCGGCGTCGCCGGCCTCATCTGGCTGCTGAGCAAGAGCTGGTCCCTGCTGCTGCCCCTGCTGCTGGCCGTCCTGCTGAGCGCGATCCTGTGGCCGCTGGCCCAGGTGCTGCGCGCGGTGCTGCCGCGCTCGCTGGCCGCGCTGGTCTCGATCGTCCTGCTCATCGCCGTCGTGGTCGGCATCTTCGCCGCGCTCATCCCCACCGTCGCCGACCAGTCCGGGCAGGTCGCCGACTCCGCGATCGCCGGGCTGGACCAGGTGCAGCGGTGGGTGACCGGCCCGCCCCTGAACCTCGGCGACGACCAGATCGGCAACCTCGTCGACCAGGGCATCAGCGAGCTGCAGAGCAACGCCCAGACCATCGCCCTGGGCGTCGTCGGCGGCGTCGGCACGGTCGGCGCCACGATCGGCTCGGGCGTGGTGACGTTCGTGCTGGTCCTCGTCCTGGCGTTCTTCTGCCTGTCCGACGGCGACCGCCTCCTGCCGTGGTCGCGCCGCTGGCTGAGCGCCGAGGCGCACCGGCACACCACCGCCCTCGGCGGTCGCGTGTGGACCGCGATCCGGGGGTACATCCTGTCCCAGGCGGCGGTCGCCCTCGTCGACGCTGTCTTCATCGGCATCGGGCTGGCCATCGTCGGGGTGCCCTTCGCCCTGCCCCTGGCGGTGGCGATCTTCTTCGCCGCCTTCATCCCCATCGTCGGGGCCGTCGTCACCGGGATCCTCGCGGTCCTGGTCGCCCTCGTGACCCTCGGCTGGGTCCAGGCCCTCGTCGTGCTCGGGATCGTCCTGCTCGTGCAGCAGCTCGAGGGCAACGTCCTGCAGCCCCTGCTCGTGGGCAAGTCCCTCGCGCTGCACCCCGCCGTCGTCATCGGGTCGGTGACGATCGGCGGGACGCTGTTCGGCATCATCGGCGCGTTCCTCGCCGTCCCGGTGACGGCGATCCTCACCGTGATCCTGCGGTACGTGCACCACGAGCTCGTCCCGGACCAGCCGGAGAACCCGCAGGCGGAGTCGTCGAACAAGCGCAGGCGCCGGGTGCGCCACCCCGACGACGAGCCCCAGGACCAGGACGAGGACCAGGACCAGCCGGCGGGGAGCGGGCCGGAGGTCGCGCCCACCCCCCGCGACTGA
- a CDS encoding AtzH-like domain-containing protein, translated as MTNATRPPTARDEAGLLAAVTRYERALMADDLAVLDELFAPGPATLRAEGTGVLVGSDHIAAFRATRGGAPARWPRRVHVRWTGPHDAYVVAESDREHGAGVQTQWWRRHEDGGGDGDGDGWRVHAAHVSGGPVGAAPVDPGAADDPATWRVRGTPLAAGADSGPLRGVRVAVKDLVAVAGHRVGGGVPAWLEQAPVEEAHAPALQRLLDAGAEVAGIAQTDELAFSLTGVNEHSGTPVNPRAPGRVPGGSSSGSAAAVAAGTADLGLGTDTAGSLRVPGSYCGLYAWRPTHGAVPVEGVLPLAQDFDTVGLLARDGATLRRAGRALLGAADGGDRPEALLRSRTLLELATPETALAVEAALAALAVATGLPVRDVDVPADAPAEWTAAFRTVQAAQAWANHGAFLEADPDAVSPSVAARFRAGAALDDEQRAAAREVVARTRTWLDGLLAQGWLCLPSTSTPAPRREAGPDGFEAARAGTLPLTTLASQCGVPALGLPWGRVGDLPVGLCVLAPRGADADLLALLDGLGPA; from the coding sequence ATGACGAACGCGACGAGGCCGCCCACCGCGCGCGACGAGGCCGGGCTGCTCGCCGCGGTCACCCGCTACGAGCGCGCCCTCATGGCCGACGACCTGGCCGTCCTCGACGAGCTGTTCGCCCCCGGCCCGGCCACGCTGCGGGCCGAGGGGACCGGCGTGCTCGTCGGGTCCGACCACATCGCCGCGTTCCGGGCCACCCGCGGCGGGGCCCCCGCGCGGTGGCCGCGGCGCGTGCACGTCCGCTGGACCGGCCCGCACGACGCGTACGTCGTCGCCGAGTCCGACCGCGAGCACGGCGCCGGCGTGCAGACGCAGTGGTGGCGCCGCCACGAGGACGGGGGCGGGGACGGGGACGGTGACGGCTGGCGCGTCCACGCCGCGCACGTCTCCGGCGGCCCGGTCGGCGCCGCGCCCGTGGACCCCGGCGCCGCGGACGACCCCGCCACCTGGCGGGTGCGGGGGACGCCCCTGGCCGCGGGCGCGGACTCCGGTCCGCTGCGGGGGGTCCGCGTCGCGGTGAAGGACCTCGTGGCCGTCGCCGGGCACCGCGTCGGCGGCGGCGTCCCCGCCTGGCTGGAGCAGGCCCCCGTCGAGGAGGCGCACGCGCCGGCGCTGCAGCGGCTGCTGGACGCGGGTGCGGAGGTCGCGGGGATCGCGCAGACCGACGAGCTCGCGTTCTCCCTCACGGGCGTCAACGAGCACAGCGGCACCCCGGTCAACCCCCGCGCTCCCGGGCGGGTCCCGGGCGGGTCGAGCTCCGGGTCGGCCGCCGCCGTCGCCGCGGGCACGGCCGACCTCGGGCTGGGCACCGACACCGCCGGGTCCCTGCGGGTCCCGGGCTCGTACTGCGGCCTGTACGCCTGGCGCCCCACCCACGGCGCCGTCCCGGTCGAGGGTGTGCTCCCGCTGGCGCAGGACTTCGACACCGTCGGCCTGCTGGCCCGGGACGGCGCGACCCTGCGCCGGGCGGGCCGCGCCCTGCTGGGCGCCGCGGACGGGGGCGACCGTCCCGAGGCGCTGCTGCGCAGCCGGACCCTGCTGGAGCTGGCCACCCCCGAGACGGCGCTCGCGGTCGAGGCCGCCCTCGCGGCGCTCGCCGTCGCGACGGGGCTGCCCGTGCGGGACGTCGACGTGCCCGCCGACGCCCCCGCGGAGTGGACGGCGGCCTTCCGCACGGTCCAGGCCGCGCAGGCGTGGGCCAACCACGGGGCGTTCCTGGAGGCGGACCCCGACGCGGTCTCCCCGTCGGTCGCCGCCCGCTTCCGGGCCGGTGCCGCCCTCGACGACGAGCAGCGCGCGGCGGCCCGCGAGGTGGTGGCGCGCACCCGCACGTGGCTCGACGGGCTGCTGGCCCAGGGGTGGCTGTGCCTGCCCAGCACGAGCACCCCGGCCCCGCGGCGCGAGGCCGGGCCGGACGGCTTCGAGGCGGCGCGCGCCGGGACCCTGCCGTTGACGACGCTGGCCTCGCAGTGCGGGGTCCCCGCGCTGGGGCTGCCGTGGGGCCGGGTCGGCGACCTGCCCGTCGGGCTGTGCGTCCTGGCCCCCCGCGGGGCCGACGCCGACCTGCTGGCCCTGCTGGACGGGCTCGGGCCGGCCTGA